The genomic window TGGCTCTCCATCATGCTCCCTAGTACTCCGTCTTAACAGAGGAACAGATCCCTCCCTCTGACCGTTGTTCAGCAGCTTCTGCCTCTTCCAGCCTGAGCCCCAAGCCTTGCCTGTCCTGACCCCAACTCTAACCTCAAGTCCCTCAGCCCTATGGCCGTCATATTGGCCAGGCTTCTGTTACTGCCCTCCCAACATTATCAGGCATGGCTGCCTTTTGTCCTTCAGCATCCACTTTCTCTCAGCTCCtctcttttgttgcctttgcctcCTCCCTGAAACTTGAAACCCCAAAGCTCAGTCCTCCATCATGGTGACACTGATCCTTCCAGCTTCCCTGTCTCAGATGGTGTCTTCTATCTAACAGAACAGGTGCCGTGGGGCTGCCCATCTAGTGGCCCGGAAGCATGCTGGGCTCTACCCATGGACAAGCCTTATTTCACATCCCAAATGACCCTTTATTTATCCACATCTTTCTCCTACCGCTTTAGCCTCAGCTAGCATCCTCTCTCTTCTGGGTACTGCActgtcctccctgccttccccaagtttctgcccctacccaccacccccaggctcccctttatCTTTCAGAGAAGGGACTCTTTCTAGATTGGAAATCTGGTTACACTTTCCCTAGTTAACCCCTTCAGCAACTGCATATTGCCCTTAGGCTCAAACCCAAGTCTTTTCAGTGGCCCACATTACCCTTCTCATCCCATCTGATCTCAGAATAGCcatcacttcctctgggaagctttCCCTGACCCACAAACAAGATTCTGCCCCTTGGTGCTCCCTAAACTTTTCTCTCAGACCACTTAGCTCCAATAATTAATCTTTCATTAGAAGAATGATCTGATTAGCGACTGGATCTCCCTCAGATTCTAAACTCTTGTGCTTCTGTCGCAGGCTTAGCACTCACAAGCCCATGTCCACAGGTGGGTTCTGCCTTCCCTTGGGGGAGTGGGTGGGACAGCTCACATCTTCCCTGCCTTGTACCCTTAGCTCCACGTGCCTCCATCCCACAGCTATGTGTGCAATTACCTCCAGTCGCCCACCCCCAGAGCAGAGGCAGGCACAAGGCAGGCTATGTGCTACATAAACAGCTCAACCGGGAGAGTGGGAAGCTATCATCCTGGTGCTCAGTTCAATCTCAGGCTTCATCAAAGCCTATCTTGCCCTTATGCTCCACAAAGCACCAGGCCTATGGCTATTGCTTGGTGGATACTGGTGCCTGAATGCCACTGCCTCCTCTGCAACCCACAACACACATGTCAAAACTTAAAGAGCAAAAGAGGGTCTTTATTCAGGGGGCCGGGGCCCTGGGCTGGCAGCTGGGGGTGCAGGGGTACGACGTCGGTAGGCACCCAGCAGGATGGCATTGATGTGCTCCAACGTCTGGTTGCTGAAGACCATGTTGAGGTGCTGTGTCCCATGCAGAGGCAGCAGATGCACAGGCTGTGGCTGGCGGCTCTGCCAGCGGGCACAGAGCTCAGTGCTGCGTGTGGCCACAGTGTCGTCACCGTCCTCATAGAGTACCCCCACGGGGTCTGTGTAGGGGAAGCCGTGGTCAAAGATGTAGGTGTTGGGTGTGGGCAGGCCCACACCATACAGACAGTATACTTCCACTCCAGGTGCTGGGAGGCCTGCCAGTAGGTCACGTGACTGTAGCCACATGTACCAGCCTTCCTCAAAGTGCAAGTCTGCAAAGAAGCGCTGGAAGTCACGGCCTGTGTAGTTGAAGCTGGGCGTGGAAATGAACACATGGTCTTCAGGCCATACCTCTCTGGAGGGAAACATCCAGGGGGAGGTCGTTGTTATGCGCTGTTCCTCTCTCAGCTTGATGCTGGACACGATCGGGATGCCCTGGTTGTCACCTGTGAATACGAAGCAAGGTGGGTCAGGGAGCCAGGTCTGGGTCCCTTGGGCCCACAACTTGCCCCCAACCCAAGTTCAGCTGGATGCTAAATCTTGTCCCTACCCAATCCAAATTGAGCCTCTGAGCAGGCCTGGCAATCAGTAGGTGTTCAATGTGTGCTTTTTAAATGAGAAGCCCTGATGGCATGTCTGTGGGGCACAGCTGTAGAGCCTCAGAAggaggccagggaaggagggGCCTCCTGAGGACGGGTGTACATGTGTGAATGTGGGAGGATGGTGCTGGTGGTTCTCCCTCAGCTAATTGGCCCCTGTGGCCTGCGCTGCACAGGGGTCAGAGCTCCCTTCTGGGAAGGATATTAGACTGTGTCTGTGTTTGGCACTTACAGACATAGTCTGATGAGTGTTGCCCTCAGCAGACTGTGAGCTACTAGGGGGCAAGTTGAGTCTGGCTATACCCTGCATACAGTGCGTGCTCAACAAGTGATAGCTATGCCACTTCTCAGAGAAGGGCATAAGGGCTTCTAGGGTCTGGCCCTGGCTTTGGCAGATCTGTCCTTAATAGACAGATCCCTGGGAAAATGGGCTCCTGGAAACAGAGGCAGCTGAAAGCTGAGTGGGCAGGACCTGAAACCACAAGAAACAGACCTAGGTCCATGAGTCAGATTGTTGGGGTTCACTTCCTTTCTGTTTACTCTCCTTTTGTCACTGAAGCACCAAATCACCCAGACTTCTGGCAGGAGCTACTCTAATGTCTAGGCTAGGGGGCCAGTGACCAGGGCCATGCCTCAGGGGTGGTAAATTACACACTTAGCCTGACATGGTGAGAAGAAGCAGGAGTGAGGGCAGGCCCATGGTCAGCTTCATCCCCCTTACTCCAACCCCCTCATTGACACAGGTGGTCCAAGCCCTTCTCACCTGAAGCCAAGACCAGCATGGGCTTGATGGAGCCCCCCCAAGGAGCTCCAAGAGAGATGAATCCATCAATGAAGCGGTCCTTCCAGGCCTGGGGCTGGCGCAGCAAGAAATAGAGCAAGTGTAGGCAACCAAGGCTATGACCAATGAGGAAGACAGGCTTTCCATAGGCAGCATGCATCTCCTCCACCAGCCCAGCAAGCTTCTGGTAGTATTCCTCCTGCTGGCCTGAAGTAGGGTGGATGGGGTCAGGGCAACAGATGGGGTCAAGGCCCATCTGCCCTGCCCCAAGCCTTCAGAGACACTCACTCGGCTCCAGCCGCCAGTCGTAGGGGGCGGCCCTCACTGTCTCATCGCGCACATACCCGTTGTTGACCAGATTCTGCACTAGTGTGTGCATGTAACCTGTAGGGGAGGCAGCAGCATTGGAGGCTCTGGTCATGGCTCCTGTGGGCTGACCACAGCTGGAgccctgccctttccccagtAAACACACCTGCCAGCTTGTTGTTGTCCAGGTACTCAACAGAGTAGGTCTTCCCAAAGCCAGGGACACGGATCTGTACACCAGGGGCATTGGACACGCGCCCAGAGCTGCGGTTGTAGACAACCCTGAGGGCAGTGGGACATTCAGCAGCCCAGTAGCCAAGGGGCAGagtgtgggggctggggcagagggggtggcACACACCTGGTGTTATCTATCCAGCAGTCCACTCCAAGGGGTAGGAACATATTGAGATCCAGCCAGATGGTGAAGAAGTCCTCTGTCTTGCGGTAGCACATCCAGTTCACCACATCTGGTTTATCCAGCTTGGCTTCCAGTTGATTCCCCAGGCAGCCAGGCACTGTGGGCACTAGCCTTCATTCTGAATTCCTTGCATTCCTTCCCGCCCTTCTGCCTGTCCCCCCCAGCTCCACCCCTTCATCTCCCATGCCCTCAACCCCCAGGAACTAAGGATGTGATCCTTTCTGAtaacacccccctcccaccccattcccCCGGCAGCCCAAAGCCCTGGTTCCCCTCaggcaggggaggtgcaggggccAAGGCCACTGACCCCTGTCCCCATAAGGAAAACACCTAGCTTGGCTCTCCATTAATGCCAAAGTCCAAGG from Panthera tigris isolate Pti1 chromosome E2, P.tigris_Pti1_mat1.1, whole genome shotgun sequence includes these protein-coding regions:
- the LCAT gene encoding phosphatidylcholine-sterol acyltransferase isoform X2, whose protein sequence is MGPSGSPWQWGLLLLGLLLPSATPFWLFNVLFPPHTTPKAELSNHTRPVILVPGCLGNQLEAKLDKPDVVNWMCYRKTEDFFTIWLDLNMFLPLGVDCWIDNTRVVYNRSSGRVSNAPGVQIRVPGFGKTYSVEYLDNNKLAGYMHTLVQNLVNNGYVRDETVRAAPYDWRLEPSQQEEYYQKLAGLVEEMHAAYGKPVFLIGHSLGCLHLLYFLLRQPQAWKDRFIDGFISLGAPWGGSIKPMLVLASGDNQGIPIVSSIKLREEQRITTTSPWMFPSRETCTLRKAGTCGYSHVTYWQASQHLEWKYTVCMVWACPHPTPTSLTTASPTQTPWGYSMRTVTTLWPHAALSSVPAGRAASHSLCICCLCMGHSTSTWSSATRRWSTSMPSCWVPTDVVPLHPQLPAQGPGPLNKDPLLLFKF
- the LCAT gene encoding phosphatidylcholine-sterol acyltransferase isoform X1: MGPSGSPWQWGLLLLGLLLPSATPFWLFNVLFPPHTTPKAELSNHTRPVILVPGCLGNQLEAKLDKPDVVNWMCYRKTEDFFTIWLDLNMFLPLGVDCWIDNTRVVYNRSSGRVSNAPGVQIRVPGFGKTYSVEYLDNNKLAGYMHTLVQNLVNNGYVRDETVRAAPYDWRLEPSQQEEYYQKLAGLVEEMHAAYGKPVFLIGHSLGCLHLLYFLLRQPQAWKDRFIDGFISLGAPWGGSIKPMLVLASGDNQGIPIVSSIKLREEQRITTTSPWMFPSREVWPEDHVFISTPSFNYTGRDFQRFFADLHFEEGWYMWLQSRDLLAGLPAPGVEVYCLYGVGLPTPNTYIFDHGFPYTDPVGVLYEDGDDTVATRSTELCARWQSRQPQPVHLLPLHGTQHLNMVFSNQTLEHINAILLGAYRRRTPAPPAASPGPRPPE